The DNA sequence CCAACAAAAACGATTTCCGCGCTCAGCCTTTCTTCCAGGATTACCCAGTGAACCAGAACTCTTTCAAGTGGAACAAGTTTCGCCTCTCACTGCCGATAATGAATTCAACAATGAGCCATTCCACACACGTCCGAGCAACTTGCAACTTCAACACTAATGGACTGGTAACCACGGATTACTTAAGAGGCAAGACAACCGAACTCAACATCCTGCTGCTGAAAGTTGGACCATGTGTAACATTAGAATATATCAAtatcagaggccatgagggctaCAACTCCTCTGTTATGATGACTCAAGAAACTTGGCACCTTCACACTGATTCACATCACGGCGGGAACGATTGTCCGTTCAATAGTGCTAAAAGCGGCTCCATTGGGGGAAAAGGCGAAGATAACTTTGGATATTACGACATAACCAATCCTTTACACAGATGCTCCTCGGCGGATGATTCTACCACACAGTGGTGGTTTGGCGAACAGtaactttttccttttccgcAGATAGAACACTTCACCCGGTTGCAAAAAGTTATAAAGTAGTTTTTTGTGAGTTATGGGAAAAAACCCATTTTTTAATCTGCAACTATCCTTCTCTCAACGAAGGGGAGACGTCTTCACGCAATTATTCCAAAAGGAGTGGGAATCGCCATTGCACGCAATGCATTTCCTAGAATTATCACAATAAAGGCCTTTAAATCACGGTACATTTCCTAGAGAAATCTTCAGTCTGAACTCTTCTAAATTTCATGAGAAAACTAATACTCATGACACCTTGCTCCATTTTGGGTATAAAAGCGGTTCTGTCATTTGCCAAGAACTACTCGACCTCAATGGAAAGGTGGTCTAAAGCTGGCTTATCTCAAATCACTTACATACAGGAGATGTCTTGAATGAATAGAGTGGTGACGTGTAACACTAGAGCTATCTGGTATACAGAGGCAGCCATGGGGGTTGCTAAGCTGCCTGGTCTGTtgataatgtttttttgtttggaatTTGAGTTAGTTCCCAAGATCAggcttgcttttttttttcaagaaaatttagATAGGTTTGAAGATTTCTATTGAACAATTTTCGATTGCATTTTAAGTATAATGAGCcatcaataaaaattaacaagtattgaccgaagtggaggtgattactggtggatatttaccaaGCCGTGAAGCAgtgaggtaaatatccaccactaaccaccgacactgaggtgaatagttgttttagtatatactaaaatAGTCAGATAATATACACCACTAATGTTGTGGAGGTCTCATAACATGAAACTAGCACGGAATCATCATCACCTAACCTTTTTTTAGTCAGTGCATGGgctgatttttcttttgttgaaattttcaattgattttATTAGAATCCTCAGctattatttctttaaaacacCCTACCATCTCTCTGTGTATAAAATAGATGAAAAAGGATAGCaaaattaagtgaaaaaaGTGAGCTGAACACAATTATTGCAGCCAAACCACGACTTTCCAACTTCAAACTCTTCTGAAAACTTTCTGAATTTCCTACTGAATTCATACTGAATTTCTTTCTGAATTTCTTACCTGGGTCTGAATTTTATAGGCACCATTATGAAGGTTAAAGAAAAGCATTGACAGTTTTAACAATAACTATTTGCTCTCCTGCACCTCAAAAATGCCCAATTCATTGCATTTCTTTTCTCTGCTCTGTTGAGCTCTACATGAATGACAAGTACATGAGGCTTGGAGACTGCAAGTGTTTCAAATGAGTAGCTTCCTGTACTGTTCATTCTTACCTTTGAATTCACTGCGCTGTACCACAATGTTGGCAAAACTTGTCTTGATTTGACTGCTAGATGTGTCTTTGCAAGACAAGCTCCAGTTTTCAAACCTGAGAAGCAAAGAAACATAGACATTTTCATTAGGTTGGGAAACATCTTGGAACCTGTTATCATCACTGATCAGCAATGCAAACTCATGCAATTCATCGTCTGATTTAAACATAACAACAACAGTCTTactgtttaaaaattaatgcattaCTCCTAGAGTGAGGACAGTCCCATTCAATGGTAACTCCCACCCTTCCAGATTACTGGTCATTGCCCAGGCACTTAACTGCTCCCTGGATGGGTTGGCACATTTCACAGACCTCCACTCCAGGGACCACACCCCCATTAAGCCACAGAGATTATTTTCCCAAATTTTCCATTCGCTTACAAAGAGTTGAATTCCTAGTTACTGTACCATTCCTAAGTTGTTACTGAGGAGGTGACCCACAGAGGCTGGAAATAAAATATGACTCAATAGTCAATACTATTGAATCATGAtaacaatgtttttcttgatcATCTCTGAATTCCTATGGTTTAGGCCAAGAATCAACAGTACTACCAGAAACTTGAGTGGTCCAAGTGAACAAAACCAATTTCAAACCAGGTTCAACAACTGCTTGATAAAGTTATAAAATCTGGTCAGCTGAGAGTGCTGGTATTTGagattaatttaaaaaaatctacAGTATCATTTGTACATGTGAACatttcaaacttcaaaggTATGTAGTcataaaaaagtaaataatagcATGTTTGGTTGTGCTATCTGACATACCATACCAGTAAATACCACCAGAGATGTTTTGGGTTGTATATTAAAGTTTGAGTATAGCCCAAACTGTCTAGCCATAcgtaattttcaaatattacttCGTATATTTATGGTAAATACCAATACAATTCATGTTACAGTatataattacaataatattatcaattaAACGCTTACAAACTGTGTTTCCCACATTGAGCTTTACCAGTACCCTCCATCCAGTTTGCATATCTGCTCTTTCATTGAAATGTGTAGGAGACTTGCAAGATGGTCACTATAGTGTGCAGCACAGTGAAGTGATGAAAGACAAGCACCCTTTTTCACGTATTTTCATTGATGGCTTCTGATAATTTGTTTGGGTAGTCCTTCCTTTAGCCTCCTCGGCAGCCGTTTTTCCTCAACCATTTTAGTTGTCCATCGACAGGGTACATATTTTCACAACTTTTCTGACGTTCAAGTCGAAAACCATTTCCAATGAAGGTACCTGTAGTTGTTTTCACTTCTCATTGATCCACCCTATTGGTTTTCCGTTCAGGCTAGGCTCCTAAGTTGTGACCCTCGTTTCCAACCTTTTCTCCCACGAAACGCCGTCTTCATGCATGATATAAAGGTGGACATGTCCGCTTTAGAGGAAACAAAAGCCACCCACAATTATTTAGATAACGCTATTGTGCCTGCTGAAATAGGAACTCTAACAAAATTACTCAGAGCGAAGAAAGCACCGACCCTAACAAGATTCGCGATGAAATTATAAAAGCTggaattcaaaatttcaaaactgccgtctaaaattatttaatgttATTCTTAcaggcgttttttttttctagctgTAAATGCGAAGGAACAATTACTCCAATTCAGAAATCGGGAAATCAAAATGACCCTTCCAGTTATAGGGGAATAAGCATAAGTAGCTGCCTCGGATAACTTTTCACGACAGTTCTTGGTGGTCTTTCAAAGGAAATACCGTGACAGCAAATAAATCCTACCTTGACAAAATGTTACTTTCGAATAAATGATGACAAGATTTATATCGTCAACAACTGTACTTACCTTGGAATTAGCTTTTCTACAAACGGCAACTTTCGTGCTCAGTTCTAAAGCAAGCTTGAAAGATAAGGCAAAAAGATCCTTCTATGCTACTCGACGTTACTTAAAGGTTTCTAAAATTAACCCTCGATGTCACTAAGTAATAAACTTTTTATTCTTGATCTTCCTGTTCTTCTGTACGGTTCAGAAGTCTGGGGTATATACGACAAGAATGATTTTAACTCTTGAGTCAGTATAAACGACACCTTGTTCAAAAAGTTAATGTTATATTCCTGGTTTTCAACTTTCAAGATAGTGCTTC is a window from the Acropora palmata chromosome 14, jaAcrPala1.3, whole genome shotgun sequence genome containing:
- the LOC141865662 gene encoding uncharacterized protein LOC141865662, encoding MNSTMSHSTHVRATCNFNTNGLVTTDYLRGKTTELNILLLKVGPCVTLEYINIRGHEGYNSSVMMTQETWHLHTDSHHGGNDCPFNSAKSGSIGGKGEDNFGYYDITNPLHRCSSADDSTTQWWFGEQ